The DNA region CGGTCCAGGCGCCGCTTGACGTCGCGCGTCCCGCCGGTCATTTGCGAGCCCATGAACGTGTGCTCCCGCCTGGCCCGGTTTGCCACGGTGACCCTCGGCATCCTGCTGCTCACCCCCGCAATGGCCGCCGGCCGGCTGAACGTGTTGATCTGGTCCGAATACCTCGACCCGGCAGTGGTGGCGGATTTCGAGGCGGCCCACGGGGCGAAGGTTTTCGTGGATGTCTACGAGGAGTCGGAGTCCATGCTCGCGAAGCTCCAGGGCGGGGGTGCATCGCAATACGACGTCGTCTGCGTTCCCGATTCCCTCGTCATTGCCGCGATCCAGCTCAAGCTCCTGGCACCACTCCGCAAGCAGAACCTGCCAAACCTGCGCCACCTCGAACCCCGGTTCACCCGCCTCAGTTTTGACCCGACCGGCACCTACACCGTGCCCTACCAGTGGGGAACCCTGGTGCTGTACTACCGGGAGGATCCCGGACGCCCCGCGCCCGATTCCTGGGCGGCGATCTTCGATCCCACGGCATCCTACGGGCCCTTCACCCTGCTCGACTCGGTCCGCGACACGATCGGTGCCGCGCTCAAGTATCGCGGACACAGCTTCAACAGCACCAACACCGCGCACCTGCGCGACGCCCGCGACCTCGTCCAGGCCGCCAAGGCGCGCGCCATCGGCTTCGAGACCACGGTGTCCGGACGCAACCGCGTCCTGGCCGGCACCTCGGCCCTCGCGTTGGTGTACAGCAGCGACGCGGCCCGTGGCATGGCGGAGAATCCCGGGACCCGCTGTGTGATCCCGAAGGAAGGGAGTGAAATCTGGCTCGACACCCTGGCCATCACGGCCCGGGCGCCAAACCGTGACCTTGCCGAGCAGTTCTTGAACTGGATTCTGGATCCAAGACAGGGCGCCCGGATCTCCACCTTCACCCGCTCCGGAACCCCCAACGCCGCCGCCCGCAACCTCATTGCGCCGGAGGTGCTTAAGAACACGGCGGTCTATCCCCCGCCCGAAGTCATGGCCCGCCTCGAATTCCTCGAAGACCTCGGAAGCAGGACACGGCTCTACGACCAGATTTGGACCCAGATCAAGGCGAAGTAGCCCGCAGCGGGTTCTTCCAATCGGCTTGCCTGATGCCGGGCGCCGGGGCTTCCTTTGCATTCCACCACCTGCCGCCATGGGGTCCCACCGCCATCTCGTTGTTTTCCTGTTCCTGCTGCTCTCCGCCCCGAATCCCGGTCGCGCGGCCGAGAATCCCTATCCGCCCGGCCCCGACTCCGTCCGGCAGGAAGGCGTGCCCCACGGAGACGTCGTCAAGGGAACCTTCATCGCCGGCACCAACAGCGTGTTTCCGGGAACCGTCCGCGACTACTCGCTCTACATCCCCCAGCAACTGGATCGCTCCCGGCGCGCACCCCTGCTGGTGCTGCAGGACGGCGGCGGCTACCAGGCCGTCCATGTGCTGGACAACCTGATCGCGAAGCGGGAAATCCCGGCCCAGATCGGCCTGTTTGTCATGCACGGGCGCGTGCCGTCGCGGTCCACCAACGCGCTCGACCGGTTCAACCGCAGCTACGAATACGACGGGCTCGGTGACACCTACGCGCGATTCCTCCTGGACGAGTTTTTCCCGTTCGTTGAGCAGAACCACGGGGTGCTGCTGACCACCAACGCCAGCGAACGGGCCATCGGCGGCGCCAGCAGCGGGGGCATCTGCGCCTTCACGGCTGCGTGGGAACGGCCCGACGCCTTCCGCAGGGTCTTCACCAGCATCGGCACCTACGTCGGCCTGCGCGGCGGGCACAGCTACCCGACCCTCATCCGCAAGGTCGAACCCAAGCCGATCCGCATCTTTCTGCAGGGCGGCGAGAACGACCTGAACATTTATGGAGGGGACTGGTGGATGGCCAATCAGGAAATGCAGCGGGCGCTCGAGTTCGCCGGCTACGACGTCCGCCACGCCTGGGGCACCGGCGGGCACGACAGTTTCCAGGCCACTCAAGTGTTTCCCGATGCCCTCCGCTGGCTGTGGCGGGATCATCCGGCGCCCATCACCGCCAACCCCGAAGGCCGTTCGAAACAGCCCGTGGTGCGCGAGATCCTCGCGCCGGATTCGGAATGGGAGCTGGTGGCCGGGGGCTTCGGGTTCACCGAGGGCCCCGCCGTCAATGCCGCGGGCGAGGTGTTCTTCACCGACATCCCAAACCAACGCATCCATCGCGTGGACGCCAATGGTGCCGTGTCGGTCTTCGCCTCGGAGACCGGCGGGGCCAACGGCTTGATGTTCGGTCCCGATGGCCGTCTGTTCGCCGCCGCGGGCGGGTCGCGTGAAATCGCCGTGTACACCCCGGATGGCGTGCGCTCGGTCCTCGCCACGGGGATTGAGGGCAACGACCTCTGCGTCACCCACGACGGCAACCTGTACGTCACCGAACCCTCGCAAAAGCGTGTCTGGCTGGTCACCCCGGACGGAGAGAAGCGCGTCGTGGACGAGGGAATCAACTTCCCCAACGGCGTCCGCCTTTCCCCCGACCAGAGTTTGCTGTTTGTCAGCGACACCCGCGGCGCGTTCGTGTGGTCGTTCCAGGTTCAGGACGACGGCTCGCTCGCGTACAAGCAGCGCTACCATCATCTCCACCTGGTGGACGGCTCCACCCAGAGCGGCGCGGATGGCATGACCCTGGATCGTGACGGACGCCTCTACGTGACCACCGAAATGGGCCTCCAGTTCTGCGATCAGGCCGGCCGGGTGAACGGCATCGTGTCGAAGCCGCAACCGCGCTGGCTTTCCAACGTGGTGCTGGGTGGACCGGAGTTTGACCAGCTCTACGTCACCTGTGCGGACAAGGTGTATCGCCGCCCGGTCCGCGTGCGCGGTCTTGATCCTGTGAAACCGCCCCTCAAGCCGGCACCACCCCGGCTCTGATCGCTCCGAACGAACTCTCGTCGGCGATTCCAGGCCCCGGGGACCCGTCCGGCCCGGCCCGTTGCGCGACCTGTGCGTCACCTTGTCCGGCCCGATTCCCAGGATCGGTGCCGTCACGTAACCACGGTTCACCCGCGGATCAGACCGGTTCACCCGGCAAACCTGCGGCTGACCACACCCTGCAACAAGGCATCGGCTGTGGACGTGCTAAGTTGCTCGCATGGTTGTTGTTTGGAGCGGTATGCGGTTGGGGGCTTCCCCGGGCGGATGGTGGCTCGCAGTCTGTCTTGCCCTCCTGGGATTCGCCGACGTCGGCCGGGCAGCCAGCGGGACCGCTCCGGTGCCGGCCCGTCATCCGGGGACGCTCCGGATGGTCCAGCATTTGGAGCGCGTTCGCGAGACCGCGGATCCGCGGGCCATGTCTTACCTCGCCGAAGGACAGCTCACACGCCTTCGGAAGGCCCTGGCCCTGGCCACGAATGCCCAGCAACAGATCCCGATCCGCTATCACCTCGCCTACCAGCAACTGCTGTGCGGGCGCACACTGGAGGCGTTGGACACCTGGGAGGCCATCGAACGGGAAGTGGCGACTTCGGGCGGCCGGATTGAAGGCCGGGCGGCGGTTGAGCTCCGCATGCGCAAGGCCATTGCGCACCTCCGACTGGGAGAACAGGAAAACTGCCAGGCCAACCACACCGCGGAATCGTGCCTGTTCCCGATCGAACCCGGGGGCTGGCACCGGCTGCCTCGCGGCTCACGGAGCGCCATCCCGCTGCTGACCGAACAGTTGAACGAATTCCCTGGAGATCCCGGCAGCCGCTGGCTGCTCAACCTCGCCTACATGACGCTTGGGGAATGGCCCGACAAGGTGCCGGCCCGCTGGCTGATCCCGCCCAAGGTGTTTGCGTCGGAGTACCCGCTGCCGCGATTCCCCGAGGTCGCCGGATCGCTGGGGCTGGATGTGGACGACCTGGCAGGCGGCTGCATCGTGGATGACTTCGACAACGACGGATTCCTGGACGTGATGGTCTCGGCGTGGGGCCTCGACGGACAACTCCGCCTATTCCGCAATGGCGGCGACGGCACCTTTACCGAGAGGACCGTGGAGGCGGGGCTTGCCGGACTGGTGGGGGGCCTCAATATCCAGCAGACCGACTACAACAACGACGGCCACCTGGACGTCTGGATGCTCCGGGGCGGCTGGCTGGCCAAGGCGGGCCGGATCCCCAATTCGCTGTTGCGCAACAACGGCGACGGCACCTTCTCCGACGTGACCGAGGAGGTCGGATTGTTCTCCAGGCGGCCAACACAGACGTCGGTCTGGTTCGACTTTGACGGTGACGGCTGGCTCGACGTGTTTGTAGGCAATGAATCCACGGATCCCGACGATCCGGATCCCTGCGAACTCTTCCGGAACAACGGCGACGGCACGTTCACCGAATGCGGCGCCGCTGCCGGATTGGCCCTGCGACGCTTCGTGAAGGGAGTGGCCTGCGCGGATTATGACGGCGACGGAAGGCCAGACCTGTACCTGTCCTGCCTCGACGGTCCCAACGTCCTGCTGCGAAACGAGGGCCCGCAGGATCCCGCAGCCGGCCCCGGGTCGCCATGGAAGTTCACCGATGTATCCCGGGCCGCCCGCGTCTCGGATACGGTTTTGAGCTTCGCCACGTGGTTCTTCGACTTCGACAACGATGGTCACGAGGATCTGGTGGCGTTCGGCTACCGGATCCGCGGCGTTGGCGACGTGGCGGCGGACTATCTCGGCCTGCCCCACCAGGGCGCCCTGCCGAAGCTGTATCGCAACAACGGCGACGGCACCTTCACCGACGTCACGGTGGCGACCGGCATGAACCGCCTGTCCCACGCCATGGGATGCAATTTCGGAGACCTCGACAACGACGGCTGGCTCGACATGTACCTGGCCACGGGGGATCCCGACCTGACCACGCTCATTCCCAACCGCATGTTCCGAAATGACGGGGGCCGCTACTTTCAGGAGGTCACGACCGCCGGCGGGTTCGGGCACCTCCAAAAGGGCCACGGCATTGCCTTTGCCGATCTGGATCACGATGGCGATCAGGACGTCTACGCGGTGATGGGCGGCGCCTTTCCGGGCGACAACTACCGCAACGCGCTCTTCCTGAATCCCGGAACCACCAATCACTGGCTCAAGCTGTCGCTCGTGGGCACGCGGGCCAACCGCGCGGCCATCGGCGCGCGCATCCGCGTCGAGGTGCAAACCCCGGATGGACCCCGCCGCATCTTCAAGACGGTCAACAGCGGCGGCAGCTTCGGCTCCTCGCCGCTGCGGCAGGAGATCGGCCTCGGCCAGGCGACGGCGGTCACCTCCGTGGAGGTCGTCTGGCCCGGGTCGGGACATCGCCAGACCTTTGACGACATCGAGCCCAACCGGGCCTACCAGTTGAAGGAGGGGCGTCCCGACGCCCTCGCCCTCCGTTTGCCGGCGATCCGAATCGTCCCGGACGGACGACACTCGCACAGGTCGCGGGAGCGGGCCGGGCTTTAGTGGGCCGGTGATTCGTCATTCGGCCAATGCCCGCGATTCACCCCATCGCGCTCCCACCTTTGGCAGTGCCACGAGCGATCGCAGGCAATATCCTGTCCGGCGTTCGTGAGCCGATTGTCCTCAACCGCCCGCCTGCTGCGGGAACTGGTCGCGATTCCCAGCGTGAATCCGGCCTTCCTGCCCGCGGGCGACGCGCGCGCAGGTGAGGCCGCGATCGCGGAGTTCCTGCTGGAACGTGCACGACAGGCGGGTCTCGACGCCCGGATGCAACCGGTGACGGCCGGACGCGCCAATGTGCTGGCCCGCCTCACCCCTCCGGGAATGGTCCGGCGCCGGATTCTCCTGGCGCCCCATCTGGACACGGTGGGCTTCCCCGCCCTCGATGAACTGCTGATCCCCACCGTGACCGGTGGACGCCTCCGGGGCCGCGGGGCCTGCGACACAAAGGGCTGCGTCGCCGCCATGCTGGCCGCACTTTCAGCGGTTGCCCGGGATGGACGCCGCCCAACCGAAACCGAGATCGTGTTTGCCGGGCTGGTGGACGAGGAAAACGGGCAACTCGGGTCGCGTCACCACGCCCACCACGGCGACCCCGCTGCCCTGGCCATCGTGGGCGAGCCCACACAACTGGAGGTGATCACCGCCCACAAGGGTGATGTATGGCTGGAACTCCGAACGCACGGACGCAGCGCCCACGGGGCCACCCCGCACCTCGGGCGCAACGCCGTCCACGAAATGGCCCGGGTCGTGGACCTGCTTGAAACACGCTACGGCGCCCAGCTGAAGCGGCGGCGGCATCCGCTGCTGGGCAGTCCGACGGTCAGTGTCGGCTCCATCCGCGGTGGCACCCAGCCCAACATCGTCCCTGAGGACTGCGGGATCACGCTGGATCGGCGGACGCTGCCCGGCGAGACCGAGGCCACGGTGCGCCGGGAGATCCGTGCCCTCCTGCGCAGTGCCGGACTTCGAGCCCGATTTTCCAAACTCCAGCTGGCGCCCTGTCCGCCGCTCGAGACGAATCCGCGGCAACCCTTGGTGCAGGCGCTTTGCCGGGCCGCCGGACGCCGCCGGACGCTGGGGGTGCACTACTTCT from Verrucomicrobiia bacterium includes:
- a CDS encoding spermidine/putrescine ABC transporter substrate-binding protein encodes the protein MNVCSRLARFATVTLGILLLTPAMAAGRLNVLIWSEYLDPAVVADFEAAHGAKVFVDVYEESESMLAKLQGGGASQYDVVCVPDSLVIAAIQLKLLAPLRKQNLPNLRHLEPRFTRLSFDPTGTYTVPYQWGTLVLYYREDPGRPAPDSWAAIFDPTASYGPFTLLDSVRDTIGAALKYRGHSFNSTNTAHLRDARDLVQAAKARAIGFETTVSGRNRVLAGTSALALVYSSDAARGMAENPGTRCVIPKEGSEIWLDTLAITARAPNRDLAEQFLNWILDPRQGARISTFTRSGTPNAAARNLIAPEVLKNTAVYPPPEVMARLEFLEDLGSRTRLYDQIWTQIKAK
- a CDS encoding M20/M25/M40 family metallo-hydrolase codes for the protein MSSTARLLRELVAIPSVNPAFLPAGDARAGEAAIAEFLLERARQAGLDARMQPVTAGRANVLARLTPPGMVRRRILLAPHLDTVGFPALDELLIPTVTGGRLRGRGACDTKGCVAAMLAALSAVARDGRRPTETEIVFAGLVDEENGQLGSRHHAHHGDPAALAIVGEPTQLEVITAHKGDVWLELRTHGRSAHGATPHLGRNAVHEMARVVDLLETRYGAQLKRRRHPLLGSPTVSVGSIRGGTQPNIVPEDCGITLDRRTLPGETEATVRREIRALLRSAGLRARFSKLQLAPCPPLETNPRQPLVQALCRAAGRRRTLGVHYFCDAAPLAAGGTPAVVFGPGDIRQAHTRDEWISLTSLDRGTAILERFLRALD
- a CDS encoding SMP-30/gluconolactonase/LRE family protein → MGSHRHLVVFLFLLLSAPNPGRAAENPYPPGPDSVRQEGVPHGDVVKGTFIAGTNSVFPGTVRDYSLYIPQQLDRSRRAPLLVLQDGGGYQAVHVLDNLIAKREIPAQIGLFVMHGRVPSRSTNALDRFNRSYEYDGLGDTYARFLLDEFFPFVEQNHGVLLTTNASERAIGGASSGGICAFTAAWERPDAFRRVFTSIGTYVGLRGGHSYPTLIRKVEPKPIRIFLQGGENDLNIYGGDWWMANQEMQRALEFAGYDVRHAWGTGGHDSFQATQVFPDALRWLWRDHPAPITANPEGRSKQPVVREILAPDSEWELVAGGFGFTEGPAVNAAGEVFFTDIPNQRIHRVDANGAVSVFASETGGANGLMFGPDGRLFAAAGGSREIAVYTPDGVRSVLATGIEGNDLCVTHDGNLYVTEPSQKRVWLVTPDGEKRVVDEGINFPNGVRLSPDQSLLFVSDTRGAFVWSFQVQDDGSLAYKQRYHHLHLVDGSTQSGADGMTLDRDGRLYVTTEMGLQFCDQAGRVNGIVSKPQPRWLSNVVLGGPEFDQLYVTCADKVYRRPVRVRGLDPVKPPLKPAPPRL
- a CDS encoding CRTAC1 family protein, whose translation is MVVVWSGMRLGASPGGWWLAVCLALLGFADVGRAASGTAPVPARHPGTLRMVQHLERVRETADPRAMSYLAEGQLTRLRKALALATNAQQQIPIRYHLAYQQLLCGRTLEALDTWEAIEREVATSGGRIEGRAAVELRMRKAIAHLRLGEQENCQANHTAESCLFPIEPGGWHRLPRGSRSAIPLLTEQLNEFPGDPGSRWLLNLAYMTLGEWPDKVPARWLIPPKVFASEYPLPRFPEVAGSLGLDVDDLAGGCIVDDFDNDGFLDVMVSAWGLDGQLRLFRNGGDGTFTERTVEAGLAGLVGGLNIQQTDYNNDGHLDVWMLRGGWLAKAGRIPNSLLRNNGDGTFSDVTEEVGLFSRRPTQTSVWFDFDGDGWLDVFVGNESTDPDDPDPCELFRNNGDGTFTECGAAAGLALRRFVKGVACADYDGDGRPDLYLSCLDGPNVLLRNEGPQDPAAGPGSPWKFTDVSRAARVSDTVLSFATWFFDFDNDGHEDLVAFGYRIRGVGDVAADYLGLPHQGALPKLYRNNGDGTFTDVTVATGMNRLSHAMGCNFGDLDNDGWLDMYLATGDPDLTTLIPNRMFRNDGGRYFQEVTTAGGFGHLQKGHGIAFADLDHDGDQDVYAVMGGAFPGDNYRNALFLNPGTTNHWLKLSLVGTRANRAAIGARIRVEVQTPDGPRRIFKTVNSGGSFGSSPLRQEIGLGQATAVTSVEVVWPGSGHRQTFDDIEPNRAYQLKEGRPDALALRLPAIRIVPDGRHSHRSRERAGL